A window from Hemicordylus capensis ecotype Gifberg chromosome 2, rHemCap1.1.pri, whole genome shotgun sequence encodes these proteins:
- the NDUFB4 gene encoding NADH dehydrogenase [ubiquinone] 1 beta subcomplex subunit 4, translating to MATGDPPASTSKYRPAPLASLPPQLDPAEYQASPEKRRVEEERVALRSRLKRQYLLQLNDPRRTQFIDDPALTRWTYARLHVYPNFRVTPKTSLLGAVVAIGPIAFWWYILKRDRDNREKLIQEGKLERPFHLCS from the exons ATGGCGACGGGTGACCCGCCAGCCTCGACCTCTAAGTACCGCCCGGCGCCTTTGGCCTCGCTGCCGCCGCAATTGGACCCGGCTGAATACCAGGCGTCGCCTGAGAAGCGCCGCGTCGAGGAGGAGCGCGTGGCCCTTCGCTCCCGCCTGAAGCGTCAGTACCTGCTGCAGCTCAACGACCCCCGGCGGACCCAGTTCATC GATGATCCTGCTTTGACTCGTTGGACGTATGCCAGATTACATGTTTACCCTAACTTCCGAGTTACACCTAAAACTTCCTTATTGGGTGCTGTTGTTGCAATAGGCCCCATTGCTTTCTGGTGGTATATCCTCAAAAGGGACAGG GATAACAGAGAGAAACTCATACAGGAAGGCAAGCTTGAGCGGCCGTTCCATCTCTGCTCTTGA